A part of Larimichthys crocea isolate SSNF chromosome VII, L_crocea_2.0, whole genome shotgun sequence genomic DNA contains:
- the LOC113746160 gene encoding alpha-2-macroglobulin-like: MAPSVLGVVNVSVTAEAVASQASCDNEIVSVPDRGRIDVVTRSLIVKAEGTELTKTHNWLLCPKGEALTEEINIQLPENMIDGSARASLSVLGDILGRALKNLDGLLQMPYGVVSRTWLFWPPTFTSSNT, translated from the exons ATGGCTCCCTCAGTCTTAG GAGTGGTGAATGTGTCTGTGACCGCTGAAGCTGTGGCGTCCCAAGCTTCATGTGACAATGAGATTGTTAGTGTGCCAGACAGAGGTCGTATTGACGTGGTCACACGATCTCTCATCGTAAAG GCTGAGGGAACTGAGCTGACAAAGACCCACAACTGGCTGCTCTGTCCAAAAG GAGAAGCTTTGACAGAGGAAATAAACATACAACTCCCTGAGAACATGATTGATGGATCTGCCCGTGCTTCACTCTCTGTCCTTG GTGACATTCTGGGCCGAGCCCTGAAGAACCTGGATGGGCTGCTGCAGATGCCATATGGTGTGGTGAGCAGAACATGGCTCTTCTGGCCCCCAACATTTACATCCTCCAATAcctga